Proteins encoded by one window of Mycolicibacterium cosmeticum:
- a CDS encoding pyridoxamine 5'-phosphate oxidase family protein — translation MAVYHAGEIAVQRRMGQQQIADRVGRMVRAEIPTAAADFLVQQPMAVVSAVDGEGRVWTGVITGPPGFVHAADPRTIVIAASPAPGDPLAEILTRPQRIGMIAIEPQTRRRMRVNGTAVPTADGLRIHTDQVYSNCPKYITPRTVPGLRSGPTGARWAAEIDAHTRDVLGAADTFFVGSADTDGNADASHRGGDPGFLHVMSPTRLRWPDYRGNSMFMTLGNIAVNPHCGLLIPNWQTGSTIQLTGTARIDWDHTEDAAAQCWIDLTVTAVVELSGSG, via the coding sequence ATGGCCGTGTACCACGCTGGTGAGATCGCCGTACAGCGCCGCATGGGACAACAGCAGATCGCCGATCGGGTCGGCCGGATGGTCCGCGCCGAAATACCCACGGCAGCAGCTGATTTCCTGGTCCAGCAGCCGATGGCCGTGGTCAGCGCGGTGGACGGCGAAGGCCGGGTGTGGACCGGCGTGATCACCGGTCCGCCCGGCTTCGTGCACGCAGCCGATCCGCGGACCATCGTGATCGCGGCGTCCCCCGCACCCGGCGATCCCCTGGCCGAGATCCTGACGCGTCCACAGCGGATCGGGATGATCGCCATCGAACCGCAAACCCGACGCCGGATGCGGGTCAACGGCACGGCCGTACCGACCGCGGACGGCCTGCGCATCCACACCGATCAGGTGTATTCGAACTGCCCGAAGTACATCACGCCCAGAACCGTGCCGGGCCTGCGCTCGGGCCCGACGGGTGCGCGGTGGGCGGCGGAGATCGACGCGCACACCCGCGACGTCCTCGGCGCCGCCGACACGTTCTTCGTCGGGTCGGCGGACACCGACGGCAATGCCGACGCCTCACACCGCGGCGGCGATCCGGGTTTCCTGCACGTCATGTCGCCGACCCGGCTGCGCTGGCCCGACTACCGCGGCAACTCGATGTTCATGACGCTGGGCAATATCGCCGTCAATCCGCACTGCGGACTGCTGATCCCGAATTGGCAGACCGGCTCGACCATCCAGCTGACCGGCACCGCCCGGATCGACTGGGATCACACCGAGGATGCCGCGGCCCAGTGCTGGATCGACCTCACGGTCACCGCGGTCGTCGAGCTGAGCGGGTCCGGTTAA
- the recN gene encoding DNA repair protein RecN, whose product MLSEIRIESLGAISTATAEFDRGLTVLTGETGAGKTMVVTGLHLLGGARADANRVRTGAERAVVEGRFITTDVQSEVIGRIDEILDSSGAERDDDDSVIAARSVSRDGPSRAYLGGRSVPAKSLSSFTNELLALHGQNDQLRLMRPDEQRAALDRFADVSTPLAKYRAVREEWLSARRDLIDRTQRARELALESDRLTFGLNEIDEVAPEPGEDDALVAEIRRLSELDALREAAAGARAALAGAPDDDAGESVSAAAAVAQAKAALQGTDDSALRTLGDRLAEAVAVIGDVSTELGDYLAELPSDASTLEGKLARQAELRGLTRKYAADIDGVLAWAKESRERLAQLDVSEEALAGLRARVDELQAKLVTVAADLTKARTKAAKGLAKAVTAELAGLAMSGADFGINVSPLPARADDSAPLTLPNGTVVHAGHDGADAVEFGFAAHRGTDLLPLAKSASGGELSRVMLALEVVLAASAAGTTMVFDEVDAGVGGRAAVQIGRRLARLARTHQVIVVTHLPQVAAYADTHLVVESGPKSSRVVRLEEDDRVAELARMLAGLGDTDTGRAHARELLDAAQQERSSP is encoded by the coding sequence GTGCTCTCCGAGATCCGCATCGAGTCGCTGGGTGCGATCAGCACCGCGACCGCCGAGTTCGACCGGGGCCTGACCGTGCTCACCGGGGAGACCGGCGCCGGTAAGACCATGGTGGTCACCGGACTGCACCTGCTCGGCGGCGCCCGCGCCGACGCCAACCGGGTCCGCACCGGCGCCGAACGGGCCGTGGTCGAAGGGCGCTTCATCACCACCGATGTGCAGTCCGAGGTGATCGGCCGGATCGACGAGATCCTCGATTCGTCCGGGGCCGAACGCGATGACGACGACAGCGTCATCGCGGCCCGGTCGGTCAGCCGGGACGGGCCGTCACGGGCGTACCTGGGCGGCCGCAGCGTGCCCGCGAAATCGCTGAGCTCGTTCACCAACGAACTGCTGGCCCTGCACGGCCAGAACGATCAGCTGCGGCTGATGCGCCCCGACGAGCAGCGGGCGGCGCTGGACCGGTTCGCCGACGTGAGCACGCCGCTGGCCAAATATCGTGCGGTGCGCGAGGAGTGGCTGTCCGCCCGCCGGGACCTGATCGACCGCACGCAGCGGGCGCGCGAACTTGCCCTGGAATCGGACCGGTTGACCTTCGGGCTCAACGAGATCGACGAGGTGGCCCCGGAACCCGGTGAGGACGACGCGCTGGTCGCCGAGATCCGCCGGCTCTCGGAACTCGACGCGCTGCGCGAGGCGGCGGCCGGCGCGCGCGCCGCGCTGGCCGGCGCGCCCGACGACGACGCCGGTGAATCGGTGTCGGCGGCCGCCGCGGTGGCCCAGGCCAAGGCGGCGCTGCAGGGCACCGACGATTCGGCGTTGCGCACCCTGGGCGACCGGCTGGCCGAAGCGGTGGCGGTGATCGGTGACGTCTCCACCGAACTCGGTGACTATCTTGCCGAATTGCCCAGTGACGCAAGCACCTTGGAAGGCAAGCTGGCGCGCCAGGCCGAACTGCGGGGGCTGACCCGCAAGTATGCCGCCGATATCGACGGTGTGCTGGCCTGGGCGAAGGAATCCCGGGAACGGTTGGCCCAGCTCGACGTCTCGGAGGAGGCGCTGGCCGGGTTGCGCGCCAGGGTCGACGAGCTGCAGGCCAAGCTGGTCACGGTGGCCGCCGACCTCACCAAGGCCAGGACCAAGGCCGCCAAGGGCCTGGCCAAGGCGGTTACCGCCGAGCTTGCCGGGCTCGCCATGAGCGGGGCCGATTTCGGGATCAATGTGTCGCCGCTGCCGGCCCGCGCCGACGACTCCGCACCGTTGACGCTGCCGAACGGCACCGTCGTGCACGCCGGTCACGACGGAGCCGACGCCGTCGAGTTCGGTTTCGCCGCGCACCGCGGCACCGACCTGCTCCCGTTGGCCAAGAGCGCTTCCGGCGGCGAGCTGTCGAGGGTGATGTTGGCTCTGGAGGTGGTCCTCGCGGCGTCGGCGGCCGGCACCACGATGGTGTTCGACGAGGTCGACGCCGGTGTCGGTGGCCGTGCCGCGGTGCAGATCGGGCGGCGGCTGGCCCGGCTGGCCCGTACCCACCAGGTCATCGTCGTCACCCACCTGCCGCAGGTGGCCGCCTACGCCGACACCCACCTGGTGGTCGAGAGCGGGCCGAAGTCCAGCCGGGTGGTGCGGCTGGAAGAGGATGACCGGGTGGCCGAATTGGCCCGGATGCTCGCCGGTCTCGGCGACACCGACACCGGTCGGGCGCACGCACGTGAGCTGTTGGACGCCGCGCAACAGGAGCGCAGTAGCCCTTAA
- a CDS encoding NAD kinase produces the protein MTSERTVLVVVHTGRDEATDTARRVEKVLGDHGIGLRVLTAEAVDRGALHLDPDDMRALGIDIEVVDPDERAAEGCEVVLALGGDGTFLRAAELARNVEIPVLGINLGRIGFLAEAETEVLDSVLENVINRNYRVENRMTLDVVVREGGKIRDRGWALNEASLEKGPRLGVLGVVLEVDGRPVSSFGCDGVLVATPTGSTAYAFSAGGPILWPDLEAILVVPNNAHALFARPMVTSPDAAIAIEVEGGGHDAMVFCDGRREMVVPAGARLEVTRCGTSLKWIRLDSAPFTDRLVRKFRLPVTGWRGQ, from the coding sequence ATGACCAGCGAACGCACCGTCCTGGTGGTCGTGCACACCGGCCGCGACGAAGCCACCGACACCGCCCGCCGCGTCGAGAAGGTGCTCGGCGACCACGGCATCGGGCTGCGGGTGCTGACGGCCGAAGCCGTCGACCGGGGTGCGCTGCACCTCGATCCCGACGACATGCGCGCCCTCGGGATCGACATCGAGGTCGTCGATCCCGACGAGCGCGCCGCCGAAGGCTGCGAGGTGGTGCTCGCCCTGGGTGGCGACGGCACGTTCCTGCGGGCGGCCGAGCTCGCGCGCAACGTCGAGATCCCGGTGCTGGGAATCAATCTGGGCCGCATCGGGTTCCTGGCCGAAGCCGAGACCGAGGTGCTCGACAGTGTTCTGGAGAACGTCATCAACCGCAATTACCGCGTCGAGAATCGGATGACGCTGGACGTGGTGGTCCGCGAGGGCGGCAAGATCCGGGACCGCGGTTGGGCGCTGAACGAGGCCAGCTTGGAGAAGGGGCCGCGGTTGGGCGTCCTGGGCGTCGTGCTCGAGGTCGACGGCCGGCCGGTGTCCTCCTTCGGCTGCGACGGGGTGCTGGTCGCGACGCCCACCGGGTCGACGGCATACGCCTTCTCGGCCGGCGGCCCGATCCTGTGGCCGGACCTGGAGGCGATCCTGGTGGTGCCCAACAATGCGCACGCGTTGTTCGCCCGGCCGATGGTCACCAGCCCGGACGCGGCGATCGCCATCGAAGTGGAGGGCGGGGGACACGACGCGATGGTGTTCTGCGACGGACGCCGCGAGATGGTGGTGCCCGCCGGTGCACGCCTGGAGGTGACCCGCTGCGGCACCTCACTGAAGTGGATCCGGCTGGACAGCGCGCCCTTCACCGATCGACTGGTGCGCAAGTTCCGCCTGCCCGTCACGGGATGGCGTGGCCAGTAG
- a CDS encoding TlyA family RNA methyltransferase → MTRRARVDAELVRRGLARSRQQAAELIDAGLVRIDGMPAVKPATAVSVDAALTVTAVERTWVSRGAHKLIGALDAFGVPVQGRRCLDAGASTGGFTEVLLDRGAAHVVAADVGYGQLAWSVRSDDRVAVLERTNVRELTPEAIGGVVDLVVADLSFISLTTVLPALTACASADADIVPMVKPQFEVGKDRVGAGGVVSDPALRADAVLGVAQRAGELHWHTVDVTASPLPGPSGNVEFFLWLRATTDHPLQGDALQRAIARAIDEGPQ, encoded by the coding sequence ATGACACGGCGGGCACGGGTGGACGCCGAGCTGGTGCGACGCGGACTGGCCCGATCGCGCCAGCAGGCGGCCGAGCTGATCGACGCCGGCTTGGTGCGCATCGACGGGATGCCTGCCGTCAAGCCGGCCACCGCGGTGTCGGTCGATGCCGCGCTTACCGTCACCGCCGTCGAACGGACCTGGGTGTCCCGCGGGGCGCACAAGTTGATCGGCGCACTCGATGCCTTCGGGGTTCCCGTCCAAGGCCGGCGCTGTCTGGACGCCGGGGCGTCAACCGGTGGTTTCACCGAGGTGCTGCTGGACCGCGGCGCAGCACACGTCGTCGCCGCCGATGTCGGTTACGGCCAGTTGGCCTGGTCGGTGCGCTCCGACGACCGGGTGGCCGTGCTGGAACGCACCAATGTGCGGGAGCTGACGCCCGAAGCCATCGGCGGTGTCGTCGACCTGGTGGTCGCCGATCTGTCCTTCATCTCACTGACGACCGTGCTGCCCGCGCTGACCGCCTGCGCGTCGGCCGACGCGGATATCGTGCCGATGGTGAAACCGCAATTCGAGGTCGGCAAGGACCGGGTGGGCGCCGGCGGGGTGGTGTCCGATCCCGCGCTGCGCGCCGACGCCGTGCTCGGAGTTGCCCAGCGGGCCGGCGAATTGCATTGGCATACCGTCGATGTCACGGCCAGCCCACTGCCGGGCCCGTCGGGTAACGTCGAGTTCTTCCTCTGGTTGCGCGCAACCACCGACCACCCGCTGCAGGGTGACGCACTCCAGCGCGCGATAGCCCGCGCCATCGACGAAGGACCGCAATGA
- a CDS encoding HAD-IIA family hydrolase, with the protein MATLVQEHDCLLLDLDGTVFRGHEPTTGAVESLAEVRPRALFVTNNASRSAAEVAAHLRELGFAAGADDVVTSAQSAARLLAAQLPAGAAVLIVGTDSLAAEIAGVGLRPVRTVAENPVAVVQGHSPSTGWSDLAEAALAIRAGAIWVAANVDRTLPSERGLLPGNGSMVAALRSATDQEPQVAGKPAPTLLNDALARGTFGAPLVIGDRLDTDIEGANAAGLPSLMVLTGVNTAADMVHAVPAQRPVFVAPDLRSLHTDGQALRIAPHPAWRVDGDGPRLTVRATGAQATDELSVVRALAHAAWAAGGANGRLEIAPGDDTARAALQRWALLS; encoded by the coding sequence ATGGCCACGCTCGTACAGGAGCATGACTGCCTGCTCCTGGATTTGGACGGCACCGTCTTCCGCGGTCACGAACCCACCACCGGAGCGGTCGAAAGCCTGGCCGAGGTGCGGCCGCGGGCACTGTTCGTCACCAACAACGCCTCCCGTTCGGCGGCCGAGGTCGCTGCCCATCTGCGCGAATTGGGCTTCGCCGCCGGAGCCGACGACGTGGTCACCAGCGCCCAGAGCGCGGCGCGGCTACTGGCCGCCCAATTGCCGGCCGGGGCTGCCGTCCTGATCGTCGGGACCGACTCGCTGGCCGCCGAGATCGCGGGCGTGGGCCTGCGCCCGGTCCGCACGGTGGCCGAGAACCCCGTCGCGGTGGTCCAGGGGCATTCCCCGTCCACCGGATGGAGCGATCTGGCCGAGGCCGCGCTGGCCATCCGCGCCGGCGCCATCTGGGTGGCCGCCAACGTCGACCGCACGCTACCGTCCGAGCGGGGACTGCTGCCGGGCAACGGCTCCATGGTCGCGGCGCTGCGATCGGCCACCGACCAGGAACCCCAGGTCGCCGGCAAGCCGGCCCCCACCCTGCTCAACGACGCACTGGCACGCGGCACCTTCGGTGCGCCGCTGGTGATCGGGGATCGCCTCGACACCGATATCGAAGGCGCCAATGCCGCCGGCCTGCCCAGCCTGATGGTGCTCACCGGCGTGAACACCGCCGCGGACATGGTGCATGCCGTCCCGGCGCAGCGCCCGGTGTTCGTGGCCCCGGACCTGCGGTCACTGCACACCGACGGCCAGGCGCTGCGGATCGCACCGCATCCGGCCTGGCGGGTCGACGGTGACGGGCCCAGGCTCACGGTCCGGGCGACCGGCGCGCAGGCCACCGATGAGCTGAGCGTGGTGCGCGCCCTGGCGCACGCCGCGTGGGCCGCCGGTGGCGCCAACGGCCGGTTGGAGATCGCGCCAGGTGACGACACGGCCCGTGCCGCACTACAACGCTGGGCGCTGCTGAGCTGA
- a CDS encoding tetratricopeptide repeat protein: protein MAQDRQGGSGERRPRRTDGGPRRNFRDRPNAPQDSSDSDARRSSGPPIPKEIEAKQLSPEIRSELITLDKSTADVVARHLVAAGELLEDDPEAALAHARAARARSGRIAAVREAVGIAAYYCGDWAQALAELRAARRMGSKSSLLPLIADCERGVGRPERAIELARTPEAEKLTGDDADELRIVVAGARSDLGQHEQALAVLASPPLDPTRIGQTSARLYYAYAETLLALGRTEDAVQAFINAAAADVDGVTDAEERLTELT from the coding sequence GTGGCGCAGGACAGGCAGGGTGGCAGCGGTGAACGGCGTCCGCGTCGTACCGACGGCGGGCCACGACGGAACTTCCGGGACCGTCCCAACGCACCGCAGGACTCTTCCGACAGTGACGCCCGGCGATCCTCCGGCCCGCCGATCCCGAAAGAGATCGAGGCCAAACAGTTGTCGCCGGAGATCCGCAGTGAGCTGATCACGCTGGACAAGTCGACCGCCGACGTGGTGGCGCGGCATCTGGTCGCGGCCGGTGAACTGCTCGAGGACGATCCCGAGGCGGCACTGGCCCATGCCCGCGCTGCCCGCGCCCGGTCCGGACGCATCGCCGCCGTCCGAGAGGCCGTCGGCATCGCCGCCTACTACTGCGGCGACTGGGCGCAGGCCCTGGCCGAGTTGCGCGCCGCCCGCCGGATGGGCAGCAAGTCCTCGCTGTTGCCGCTGATCGCCGACTGCGAACGCGGTGTCGGCCGGCCCGAGCGCGCCATCGAACTGGCCCGCACCCCCGAAGCCGAAAAGCTCACCGGTGACGATGCCGACGAGCTGCGCATCGTGGTGGCCGGCGCCCGCTCCGACCTGGGACAGCACGAACAAGCCCTGGCCGTGCTGGCCAGCCCGCCGCTGGATCCGACCAGAATCGGGCAGACCAGTGCCCGGCTGTACTACGCGTACGCCGAGACGCTGCTGGCGCTGGGCCGGACCGAGGACGCGGTGCAGGCATTCATCAACGCGGCAGCCGCCGACGTCGACGGCGTCACCGACGCCGAAGAGCGCCTCACCGAGCTGACCTGA
- the murA gene encoding UDP-N-acetylglucosamine 1-carboxyvinyltransferase: MSERFVVTGGNRLSGEVAVGGAKNSVLKLMAAALLAEGTSTITNCPDILDVPLMAEVLRGLGATVELDGSTVRITSPDEPKYDADFAAVRQFRASVCVLGPLVGRGKRAKVALPGGDAIGSRPLDMHQSGLRQLGARCNIEHGCVVAEADHLRGAEIQLEFPSVGATENILMAAVLAEGVTTIHNVAREPDVVDLCDMLNQMGAQVQGAGSSTLTITGVDRLYPTEHRVIGDRIVAATWGIAAAMTRGDISVTGVDPAHLQLVLHKLHDAGATVTQHDNGFRVVQYERPKAVNVATLPFPGFPTDLQPMAIGLACVADGTSMITENVFEARFRFVEEMIRLGADARTDGHHAVVRGLPQLSSAPVWASDIRAGAGLVLAGLVADGDTEVHDVYHIDRGYPLFVENLASLGAEIERVS, encoded by the coding sequence GTGAGCGAGCGTTTCGTGGTGACCGGTGGAAACCGGTTATCAGGCGAAGTCGCGGTCGGGGGAGCCAAGAACAGCGTCCTCAAGTTGATGGCAGCCGCGCTGCTGGCCGAGGGCACCAGCACCATCACGAACTGTCCGGACATCCTGGATGTGCCGTTGATGGCGGAGGTGCTCCGAGGGCTGGGAGCGACGGTCGAACTGGACGGTTCCACCGTCCGGATCACGTCTCCGGACGAGCCGAAATACGACGCCGATTTCGCCGCAGTCAGACAGTTCCGTGCCTCGGTATGTGTGCTCGGTCCGTTGGTGGGGCGCGGTAAGCGGGCGAAGGTGGCGTTGCCCGGTGGCGACGCGATCGGTTCCCGGCCGCTGGACATGCACCAGTCGGGGCTGCGCCAACTCGGTGCGCGCTGCAATATCGAGCACGGCTGCGTGGTGGCCGAGGCGGACCATCTGCGGGGCGCCGAGATCCAGCTGGAGTTCCCGTCCGTCGGCGCCACCGAGAACATCCTGATGGCCGCGGTGCTGGCCGAGGGTGTGACGACGATCCACAACGTCGCGCGTGAGCCCGATGTGGTGGATCTGTGCGACATGCTCAACCAGATGGGTGCTCAGGTGCAGGGCGCCGGCTCGTCCACTTTGACCATCACCGGCGTCGACCGGCTCTATCCGACCGAACACCGGGTCATCGGTGACCGCATCGTCGCCGCGACCTGGGGGATCGCCGCGGCGATGACGCGCGGTGACATCTCGGTGACCGGCGTGGATCCCGCGCATCTGCAGTTGGTGCTGCACAAGCTGCACGACGCGGGTGCGACGGTCACCCAGCACGACAACGGCTTCCGGGTGGTGCAGTACGAGCGGCCCAAGGCGGTCAACGTCGCGACCCTGCCGTTCCCGGGTTTCCCGACGGACCTGCAGCCGATGGCGATCGGGCTGGCGTGCGTGGCGGACGGGACCTCGATGATCACCGAGAACGTGTTCGAGGCGCGGTTCCGCTTCGTGGAGGAGATGATCCGGCTGGGGGCGGACGCGCGGACCGACGGGCACCACGCCGTGGTGCGTGGATTGCCGCAGTTGTCGAGCGCGCCGGTCTGGGCGTCCGATATCCGGGCCGGGGCGGGCCTGGTGCTCGCCGGCCTCGTCGCCGACGGCGACACCGAGGTGCACGACGTCTACCACATCGACCGGGGCTACCCGTTGTTCGTCGAGAACCTGGCCAGCCTGGGCGCGGAGATCGAGCGGGTAAGCTGA
- a CDS encoding cob(I)yrinic acid a,c-diamide adenosyltransferase, protein MAVHLTRIYTRTGDDGSTGLSDFSRVSKNDARLQAYADCDEANAAIGVAIALGNPDPALGGVLRQIQNDLFDAGADLSTPVAENPQYPPLRISQDYIDRLETWCDQFNESLAPLNSFILPGGTALSALLHVARTVTRRAERSAWAAVDQYGDLVSVLPAKYLNRLSDLLFILSRVANPDGDVLWQPGGGKKDDAGA, encoded by the coding sequence ATGGCCGTGCACCTGACCCGCATTTATACCCGGACCGGTGACGACGGGAGCACCGGACTGAGTGATTTCAGTCGCGTCTCCAAGAACGACGCGCGATTGCAGGCCTACGCCGACTGCGACGAGGCCAATGCCGCCATCGGCGTGGCCATCGCGCTCGGCAACCCGGACCCCGCGCTCGGCGGGGTTCTCCGCCAGATCCAGAACGATCTCTTCGACGCCGGCGCCGATCTGTCCACGCCGGTTGCCGAGAATCCGCAGTACCCGCCGCTGCGCATCTCGCAGGACTACATCGATCGCCTGGAAACGTGGTGCGATCAGTTCAACGAAAGCCTGGCACCGCTGAATTCGTTCATCCTGCCGGGCGGGACCGCGCTCTCGGCCCTGCTGCACGTCGCCCGCACGGTGACGCGGCGCGCCGAGCGGTCGGCCTGGGCGGCGGTCGATCAGTACGGCGACCTGGTGAGCGTGCTGCCGGCGAAATACCTCAACCGGCTCTCGGATCTGCTGTTCATCCTGTCGCGGGTGGCCAATCCGGACGGTGACGTGCTGTGGCAGCCCGGTGGTGGGAAGAAGGACGACGCCGGCGCCTGA
- a CDS encoding DUF2550 domain-containing protein, translated as MSAVMWIMVALIGVLAVAVVALVYRLWKLRQVGGTAAILRDYPAAGGQGWRHGVMRYRGGEAGFYRLSSIRWWPDRRLSRLALEVVGRRSPRGDEFDIMTREIVILELRDSGHGYEVALDRGALTAFTSWVESRPSRRSRRRTG; from the coding sequence ATGAGCGCGGTCATGTGGATCATGGTCGCGCTCATCGGCGTCTTGGCGGTGGCCGTCGTCGCGCTGGTGTACCGGTTGTGGAAGCTGCGTCAGGTCGGCGGCACCGCGGCGATCCTGCGTGACTACCCCGCGGCCGGCGGCCAGGGTTGGCGGCACGGTGTGATGCGTTATCGGGGCGGCGAAGCCGGTTTCTACCGGCTCTCGAGCATCCGCTGGTGGCCCGACCGGCGGTTGAGCCGGCTGGCGCTGGAGGTGGTGGGCCGTCGTTCACCCCGCGGGGACGAGTTCGACATCATGACCCGCGAGATCGTGATCTTGGAACTGCGCGATTCCGGCCACGGCTACGAGGTGGCCCTCGACCGGGGTGCGCTGACCGCGTTCACCTCGTGGGTGGAGTCTCGCCCGTCGCGCCGTTCGCGGCGGCGCACCGGCTGA
- a CDS encoding F0F1 ATP synthase subunit epsilon, with translation MAELDVEIVAVERALWSGKATFVFTRTTAGEIGILPRHIPLVAQLVDDAMVRVEREGEDDLRIAIDGGFLSVTENGVSILVENAQFESEVDADAAKRDSESDDPAKAAWGRARLRAVGQLD, from the coding sequence ATGGCTGAATTGGACGTCGAGATCGTCGCAGTCGAGCGCGCACTGTGGTCGGGTAAGGCGACGTTCGTGTTCACCCGCACCACCGCGGGCGAGATCGGCATCCTGCCGCGGCACATCCCGCTGGTGGCACAGTTGGTCGACGACGCGATGGTCCGGGTGGAGCGCGAGGGCGAGGACGATCTGCGGATCGCGATCGACGGCGGCTTCCTGTCGGTGACGGAGAACGGCGTCAGCATCCTGGTCGAGAACGCCCAGTTCGAGTCGGAAGTCGATGCCGACGCCGCCAAGCGGGATTCGGAATCCGATGATCCCGCGAAGGCCGCATGGGGGCGCGCCCGCCTTCGCGCCGTCGGACAACTCGACTAG
- the atpD gene encoding F0F1 ATP synthase subunit beta — MTATAEKTTTGRVVRITGPVVDIEFPRGAVPELFNALHADISYGALAKTLTLEVAQHLGDNLVRTISMQPTDGLVRGTEVTDTGASISVPVGDGVKGHVFNALGDCLDEPGYGKDFQHWSIHRKPPAFADLEPRTEMLETGLKVVDLLTPYVRGGKIALFGGAGVGKTVLIQEMINRIARNFGGTSVFAGVGERTREGNDLWVELADANVLKDTALVFGQMDEPPGTRMRVALSALTMAEYFRDEQNQDVLLFIDNIFRFTQAGSEVSTLLGRMPSAVGYQPTLADEMGELQERITSTRGRSITSMQAVYVPADDYTDPAPATTFAHLDATTELSRAVFSKGIFPAVDPLASSSTILHPSVVGDEHYRVAQEVIRILQRYKDLQDIIAILGIDELSEEDKVLVYRARKIERFLSQNMMAAEQFTGQPGSTVPLKETIEAFDKLAKGEFDHLPEQAFFLIGGLDDLAKKAESLGAKL; from the coding sequence ATGACTGCTACCGCAGAGAAGACCACGACGGGTCGGGTCGTTCGCATCACCGGTCCGGTGGTGGACATCGAGTTCCCGCGTGGCGCCGTGCCCGAACTGTTCAACGCGCTGCACGCCGACATCAGCTACGGCGCCCTGGCCAAGACCCTGACGCTCGAAGTGGCGCAGCACCTCGGTGACAACCTGGTGCGCACCATCTCGATGCAGCCCACCGACGGTCTGGTGCGCGGCACCGAGGTCACCGACACCGGTGCCTCGATCTCCGTGCCGGTCGGTGACGGCGTCAAGGGCCACGTGTTCAACGCCCTGGGTGACTGCCTGGACGAGCCCGGCTACGGCAAGGACTTCCAGCACTGGTCCATCCACCGCAAGCCGCCGGCCTTCGCCGACCTGGAGCCCCGCACCGAGATGCTGGAGACCGGTCTGAAGGTCGTCGACCTGCTCACCCCGTACGTGCGTGGTGGCAAGATCGCCCTGTTCGGTGGTGCCGGCGTCGGCAAGACCGTGCTGATCCAGGAGATGATCAACCGCATCGCCCGCAACTTCGGTGGCACCTCGGTGTTCGCCGGCGTCGGGGAGCGCACCCGTGAGGGTAACGACCTGTGGGTCGAGCTCGCGGATGCCAACGTGCTCAAGGACACCGCCCTGGTGTTCGGTCAGATGGACGAGCCGCCGGGCACCCGTATGCGCGTGGCCCTGTCGGCGCTGACCATGGCGGAGTACTTCCGCGATGAGCAGAACCAGGACGTGCTGTTGTTCATCGACAACATCTTCCGGTTCACCCAGGCCGGTTCGGAGGTGTCGACGCTGCTCGGCCGTATGCCGTCCGCCGTGGGTTACCAGCCGACGCTGGCCGACGAGATGGGTGAGCTGCAGGAGCGCATCACCTCGACCCGTGGTCGCTCGATCACCTCGATGCAGGCCGTGTACGTGCCCGCCGACGACTACACCGACCCGGCTCCGGCGACCACCTTCGCCCACCTGGATGCCACCACCGAGCTCTCTCGTGCGGTGTTCTCCAAGGGCATCTTCCCCGCGGTGGATCCGCTGGCCTCGTCCTCGACGATCCTGCACCCCAGCGTGGTCGGCGACGAGCACTACCGCGTCGCCCAGGAAGTCATCCGGATCCTGCAGCGCTACAAGGACCTTCAGGACATCATCGCGATCCTCGGTATCGACGAGCTCTCCGAAGAGGACAAGGTCCTGGTGTACCGCGCCCGCAAGATCGAGCGCTTCCTGAGCCAGAACATGATGGCCGCCGAGCAGTTCACCGGTCAGCCGGGTTCGACCGTGCCGCTCAAGGAGACCATCGAGGCCTTCGACAAGCTGGCCAAGGGCGAGTTCGACCACCTGCCCGAGCAGGCGTTCTTCCTCATCGGTGGTCTCGACGACCTGGCGAAGAAGGCCGAAAGCCTCGGCGCCAAGCTGTGA